From one Neofelis nebulosa isolate mNeoNeb1 chromosome 4, mNeoNeb1.pri, whole genome shotgun sequence genomic stretch:
- the STEAP4 gene encoding metalloreductase STEAP4: protein MEKTSTDAFPFTMNSSEKQETVCIFGTGDFGRSLALKMLQCGYSIVFGSRNPQKSSLLPNGAEVLSYSEAARKSDIIIIAVHREHYGFLTELTEVLKGKTLVDISNNLKINQYPESNAEYLAQLVPGAHVVKAFNTISAWALQSGALDANRQVFVCGNDSKAKQRVMDIVRTLGLTPLDQGSLLAAKEIENYPLQLFPMWKFPFYLSAFLCVFFFFYCVIRDVIYPYVNGGKDSTFRMAISIPNRVFPIAALTLLALVYLPGVIAAILQLYRGTKYRRFPDWLDHWMLCRKQLGLVALGFASLHVLYTLVIPIRYYVRWTIKNRTITQATAKREDPFSTSTAWLSDSYVALGILGFFLFVLLGITSLPSVSNTVNWREFRFVQSKLGYLTLILCTAHTMVYGGKRFLSPSSLIWYLPSAYVIALIIPCIVLVIKFVLVLPCIDKTLTRIRQGWERNAKPILNGERYLKQSSVHLDSEL from the exons ATGGAAAAAACTTCTACAGATGCATTTCCTTTTACTATGAATTCTTCAGAAAAGCAAGAGACTGTATGTATTTTTGGAACTGGAGATTTTGGAAGATCACTGGCACTTAAAATGCTCCAGTGTGGTTATTCTATTGTTTTTGGAAGTAGAAACCCCCAGAAGTCCAGTCTGCTGCCCAACGGTGCAGAGGTCTTGAGCTATTCAGAAGCGGCCCGGAAATCAGACATCATAATCATAGCAGTCCACAGAGAGCATTATGGTTTTCTCACAGAACTAACTGAGGTGCTCAAAGGGAAAACATTGGTTGACATCAGCAATAACCTCAAGATCAATCAGTATCCAGAATCTAATGCTGAGTACCTTGCTCAGCTGGTGCCAGGTGCTCACGTAGTAAAAGCATTTAACACCATCTCAGCCTGGGCTCTCCAGTCTGGAGCACTGGATGCAAATCGGCAG GTGTTCGTCTGTGGAAATGACAGCAAAGCCAAGCAAAGAGTAATGGATATTGTTCGTACTCTTGGACTTACTCCACTGGATCAAGGATCTCTCCTGGCagccaaagaaattgaaaactacCCCCTGCAACTGTTTCCAATGTGGAAGTTCCCCTTCTATTTGTCTGcctttctgtgtgtcttcttctttttctactgtGTTATAAGAGATGTAATCTACCCCTATGTTAATGGCGGGAAAGATAGCACATTTCGCATGGCTATTTCCATTCCAAATCGTGTCTTCCCAATAGCAGCACTTACACTGCTTGCCTTGGTTTACCTCCCGGGTGTTATTGCTGCCATTCTGCAACTGTACCGAGGTACAAAATACCGCCGATTCCCGGACTGGCTTGACCATTGGATGCTTTGCAGAAAGCAGCTTGGCTTGGTGGCACTGGGATTTGCCTCCCTTCACGTCCTCTACACACTAGTGATTCCTATTCGATATTATGTACGATGGacaattaaaaacagaaccattACCCAG GCAACAGCAAAGAGAGAAGATCCATTTAGCACCTCTACTGCCTGGCTTAGTGATTCATACGTAGCTTTGGGAATCCTTGGATTTTTCCTGTTTGTACTCTTGGGAATCACTTCCTTGCCATCCGTTAGCAACACGGTCAACTGGAGAGAGTTCCGATTTGTCCAG TCCAAACTGGGTTATTTGACCCTGATCTTATGCACAGCCCACACCATGGTGTATGGTGGCAAGAGATTCCTCAGTCCTTCGAGTCTCATATGGTACCTTCCTTCAGCCTACGTGATAGCACTCATCATTCCCTGCATCGTGCTGGTGATCAAGTTCGTCCTTGTCCTGCCATGTATAGACAAGACCCTTACACGGATCCgccagggctgggagaggaaTGCGAAACCGATATTGAATGGAGAAAGATATTTAAAGCAAAGTTCAGTCCACCTGGACTCTGAACTGTAG